The following are encoded in a window of Chromatiales bacterium genomic DNA:
- a CDS encoding DUF393 domain-containing protein, whose amino-acid sequence MFYDGSCPLCRREVAHYRRLDRDGRVHWLDIAADPTPLEAHEVTPEQAMRRLHALDAEGRLVSGAWAFAAIWRELPGYRWLARLVSALHLLPLIDLLYRRFARWRYTRRCRDGICLGREE is encoded by the coding sequence ATGTTCTACGACGGCAGCTGTCCCCTCTGCCGGCGCGAAGTCGCGCATTACCGGCGTCTCGACCGCGACGGCCGCGTACACTGGCTGGACATCGCCGCCGACCCCACGCCCCTGGAGGCCCATGAGGTGACGCCCGAGCAGGCCATGCGCCGGCTGCACGCCCTGGATGCCGAGGGCCGGCTGGTCAGCGGTGCCTGGGCCTTCGCCGCCATCTGGCGCGAGCTGCCGGGCTATCGCTGGCTGGCCCGGCTCGTCAGCGCCCTGCACCTCCTGCCCCTCATCGATCTCCTCTACCGCCGCTTCGCCCGTTGGCGCTACACCCGCCGCTGCCGCGACGGGATCTGTCTGGGGCGTGAGGAGTGA
- a CDS encoding FAD-dependent oxidoreductase, whose amino-acid sequence MSRKHIAVIGAGIAGLSAAWLLAREHRVTLFERNRYFGGHTHTVTVDTPLGPQGIDTGFVVYNERNYPHLTGLFAHLGLPTQATDMSFAASIADGRLEYAGSSLDTLFAQRRQLASPPYWGMLADILRFNRLAKRSLETGDADHLNLGEYLRRGRFGRRLRDHYLLPMAAAIWSCPTHTMAEFPATSFLQFFRNHGLLDLKNRPQWRTVTGGAREYVNRLLHDIGPEAHSDRPAIRVGRADTGPWVRTADDKLHRFDEIVLACHADEALALIERPSIAETAVLGAFRYQANHALLHTDARLMPRRRKVWSSWNYLAEGGRGGDRVSVSYWMNRLHRLEAGVPDLFVSLNPLREPATGSVIEEMTYHHPVFDLQALRAQQQLRCIQGVDRLWFTGSYAGYGFHEDALRSSVELVQKGFGITAPWLETGQDTPLPAAVPEAVAS is encoded by the coding sequence ATGAGCCGCAAGCACATCGCCGTCATCGGCGCCGGTATCGCCGGCCTGTCCGCCGCCTGGCTGCTCGCCCGCGAGCACCGCGTGACGCTGTTCGAGCGCAACCGCTACTTCGGCGGCCACACCCACACGGTGACCGTGGACACCCCGCTGGGCCCGCAGGGCATCGATACCGGTTTCGTGGTGTACAACGAGCGCAACTACCCGCACCTCACCGGCCTGTTTGCCCACCTGGGCCTGCCGACCCAGGCCACGGACATGTCCTTCGCCGCCTCCATCGCCGACGGCCGCCTGGAATACGCGGGTTCCAGCCTCGACACCCTGTTCGCCCAGCGCCGCCAGCTGGCCAGCCCGCCCTACTGGGGCATGCTGGCCGACATCCTGCGCTTCAACCGCCTGGCCAAGCGCTCGCTGGAAACGGGGGACGCGGACCACCTGAACCTGGGCGAATACCTCCGGCGCGGCCGCTTCGGCCGCCGCCTGCGCGACCACTACCTGCTGCCCATGGCCGCGGCGATCTGGTCCTGCCCGACGCACACCATGGCCGAGTTCCCGGCCACCAGCTTCCTGCAGTTCTTCCGCAACCACGGTCTGCTGGACCTGAAGAACCGCCCCCAGTGGCGCACGGTCACCGGCGGCGCGCGCGAGTACGTCAACCGGCTGCTGCATGACATCGGCCCCGAGGCACACAGCGATCGCCCGGCCATCCGCGTCGGCCGGGCCGACACCGGTCCCTGGGTACGCACTGCCGACGACAAGCTGCACCGCTTCGACGAGATCGTGCTGGCCTGTCACGCCGACGAGGCCCTGGCCCTGATCGAGCGCCCGAGCATTGCCGAGACGGCGGTGCTCGGCGCCTTCCGCTACCAGGCCAATCATGCCCTGCTGCACACGGACGCCCGGCTGATGCCGCGGCGACGCAAGGTCTGGTCCTCCTGGAACTACCTGGCCGAGGGCGGACGCGGCGGCGACCGCGTCTCGGTGAGCTACTGGATGAACCGCCTGCACCGGCTGGAGGCGGGCGTGCCGGACCTGTTCGTGAGCCTGAATCCCCTGCGTGAACCGGCCACGGGCAGCGTGATCGAGGAGATGACCTACCATCACCCGGTGTTCGACCTGCAGGCCCTGCGCGCCCAGCAGCAGCTGCGCTGTATTCAGGGTGTCGACCGGCTGTGGTTCACGGGCAGCTATGCCGGCTACGGCTTTCACGAGGATGCCTTGCGCAGCTCGGTGGAGCTGGTACAGAAAGGCTTCGGCATCACGGCGCCCTGGCTCGAGACCGGGCAGGACACCCCCCTGCCGGCCGCCGTGCCCGAGGCGGTGGCCTCTTGA
- a CDS encoding DUF1365 domain-containing protein: MNTPAASLYRGEVMHRRLFPVRYRFAYRVYSLLLDIDRLDEAAAGSRLFAHNRPNLFAVYDRDHGPRDGSPLRPWIERILADHGIDLEGGRITLLCFPRVLGYVFNPLALWYCHGRDGQLRAVLCEVRNTFGEKHGYLLHEQGRPMAWPVRQQRDKHFHVSPFIGMQARYHFRLGEPEETLQVVIREFAPQDDGGMSLMLTAAQVGERRPFTTAELLRAAISIPFLTFKVMALIHWQALKIRLKGARFHRKPEPPAQEIS; this comes from the coding sequence TTGAACACCCCGGCCGCCAGCCTCTACCGCGGCGAGGTGATGCACCGGCGCCTGTTTCCGGTGCGCTACCGCTTCGCCTACCGGGTCTATTCGCTGCTGCTGGACATCGACCGGCTGGACGAGGCGGCGGCCGGCTCCCGGCTGTTTGCCCACAACCGGCCCAACCTGTTCGCCGTCTACGACCGCGATCACGGCCCGCGCGACGGCTCGCCGCTGCGCCCCTGGATCGAGCGCATCCTCGCCGACCACGGCATCGACCTCGAGGGTGGGCGCATTACCCTGCTGTGCTTCCCGCGCGTGCTGGGCTATGTCTTCAACCCGCTGGCGCTGTGGTACTGCCATGGCCGCGACGGGCAGCTGCGCGCCGTGCTCTGCGAGGTGCGCAACACCTTCGGCGAGAAGCACGGCTACCTGCTGCACGAGCAGGGTCGGCCCATGGCCTGGCCGGTGCGCCAGCAGCGCGACAAGCACTTCCACGTCTCGCCCTTCATCGGCATGCAGGCGCGTTATCACTTCCGCCTTGGCGAACCGGAGGAGACCCTGCAGGTGGTGATCCGCGAGTTCGCGCCGCAGGATGACGGCGGGATGTCGCTGATGCTGACCGCCGCCCAGGTGGGCGAACGCCGCCCCTTTACCACGGCCGAGCTGCTGCGCGCGGCCATCTCCATTCCCTTTCTCACCTTCAAGGTCATGGCCCTCATCCACTGGCAGGCACTCAAGATCCGGCTCAAGGGTGCGCGCTTTCACCGCAAACCCGAGCCACCGGCACAGGAGATCAGCTGA
- a CDS encoding MFS transporter: protein MALRGTVLVAYGLPGLPLALLGLPLYVYLPTFYAEDLGLPLALVGLVLLLARSLDVLSDPLIGLLSDRGHALGRKAFIALGVPLLLLGIESLFRPDGSPGGLYLLGWTLVAYLGWTLISVPYGAWGAELPQGPDRYHQRSRLAAWREGAMILGTLAAVALPAAFGIAGDAGATLARFAGLLWWLLPLAVAIALWRVPPAPRLHSPATATRGWRTLFQALRRDTHGRRLLLAYLLNGIANGLPATLFLLFVTHNLQAPGWTGGLLAAYFVSGVLALPAWLWLARRIDKARAWAASMLVASLAFLAVPWLGPGDAGLFLVICLVSGLGLGADLALPASIQADLAMRRQARDGAPRAGAWFGLWGMVTKLALALAVGIAFPLLALAGLDPEAGPEPSLALGLLYGGLPIFFKLAAGALAWRLPRLDTDNPTPEDSHAPSTHPGRARRPAAVAPDGL from the coding sequence ATGGCGCTGCGCGGCACAGTCCTGGTCGCCTACGGCCTGCCGGGCCTGCCCCTGGCCCTGCTGGGCCTGCCGCTCTATGTCTACCTGCCCACCTTCTACGCCGAGGACCTGGGCCTGCCCCTGGCCCTGGTAGGCCTGGTGCTGCTGCTCGCCCGCAGCCTCGACGTGCTGAGCGACCCGCTCATCGGCCTGCTCAGCGACCGGGGGCATGCCCTGGGGCGCAAGGCCTTCATCGCCCTGGGCGTGCCCCTGCTGCTGCTCGGCATCGAGTCGCTGTTTCGCCCGGACGGCAGCCCGGGCGGGCTCTACCTGCTCGGCTGGACGCTGGTGGCCTACCTCGGCTGGACGCTCATCAGCGTGCCCTACGGTGCCTGGGGGGCGGAACTGCCGCAGGGCCCGGACCGCTATCATCAGCGCAGCCGGCTGGCCGCCTGGCGCGAAGGGGCCATGATCCTCGGTACCCTGGCGGCCGTGGCCCTGCCCGCCGCATTCGGTATCGCCGGGGACGCAGGGGCCACGCTGGCCCGGTTCGCCGGCCTGCTGTGGTGGCTGCTGCCGCTGGCCGTGGCCATCGCCCTCTGGCGTGTCCCGCCGGCGCCCCGCCTGCACAGCCCGGCCACCGCCACGCGGGGCTGGCGCACCCTCTTCCAGGCCCTGCGCCGCGACACGCACGGACGCCGCCTGCTGCTGGCCTATCTCCTCAACGGCATCGCCAACGGCCTGCCGGCCACCCTGTTCCTGCTCTTCGTCACCCACAACCTGCAGGCCCCGGGCTGGACCGGCGGCCTGCTCGCGGCCTATTTCGTCAGCGGTGTACTGGCCCTGCCGGCCTGGCTCTGGCTCGCCCGGCGCATCGACAAGGCGCGCGCCTGGGCCGCCTCCATGCTGGTCGCCTCGCTGGCCTTTCTTGCCGTGCCCTGGCTGGGGCCCGGGGATGCCGGCCTGTTCCTCGTCATCTGCCTGGTCTCCGGGCTGGGCCTCGGCGCCGACCTCGCCCTGCCAGCCTCCATCCAGGCCGACCTCGCCATGCGCCGCCAGGCCCGCGACGGCGCCCCCCGGGCCGGCGCCTGGTTCGGACTCTGGGGCATGGTCACCAAGCTCGCCCTGGCCCTGGCCGTGGGCATCGCCTTCCCGCTGCTGGCGCTGGCCGGGCTCGACCCCGAGGCCGGACCGGAACCCTCGCTGGCCCTGGGCCTGCTCTACGGCGGGCTGCCCATCTTCTTCAAGCTGGCGGCAGGCGCACTGGCCTGGCGCCTGCCGCGGCTCGATACCGACAACCCCACGCCGGAGGATTCCCATGCGCCATCCACACACCCTGGCAGGGCTCGCCGTCCTGCTGCTGTTGCTCCTGACGGGCTGTAG
- a CDS encoding class I SAM-dependent methyltransferase, translated as MSYEQVDRSRLAQAGPRPGQPPLSARPLLAALARIQTGQLDLRLADGSRHLLGERHPGPTAHLQLNRPLALTRRVLLRGALGLAEGYMAGDWEADDLADTLQLLALNQPQLAGLAQGRLAARLTDRLRHLFNANSLAGSRRNIAFHYDLGNDFYRLWLDPTMTYSAAVFARPDEPLAEAQARKYQTMLDRLDARPGDHILEIGCGWGGFACHAARQGFRVTGITLSREQLAWARRRVREEGLEDRVSLELRDYRHLHQRFDHIVSIEMFEAVGEAYWPTYFDTLAHRLKPGGRAALQVITIDEARYHDYCRRPDFIQRYIFPGGMLPSVAAFDREAAAVGLETVSRDFYGHDYALTLRRWDEAVTAQQDRIRGLGYDERFLRLWHYYLAYCEAGFRLGRTNVMQVALARTGD; from the coding sequence ATGTCATACGAACAGGTCGACCGCTCGCGCCTGGCACAGGCCGGCCCGCGCCCCGGACAACCCCCGCTTTCCGCCCGCCCCCTGCTGGCGGCCCTGGCGCGCATCCAGACCGGACAGCTGGACCTGCGCCTTGCGGACGGCAGTCGCCACCTGCTGGGCGAACGCCACCCCGGCCCCACCGCACACCTGCAGCTCAACCGACCGCTGGCATTGACCCGTCGCGTCCTGCTGCGCGGTGCGCTGGGCCTGGCCGAGGGCTATATGGCCGGCGACTGGGAGGCCGACGACCTGGCCGATACGCTGCAGCTGCTGGCCCTCAACCAGCCGCAGCTCGCCGGCCTGGCGCAGGGCCGGCTCGCCGCGCGGCTGACCGACCGCCTGCGCCACCTGTTCAACGCCAACAGCCTCGCGGGCAGCCGCCGCAACATCGCCTTCCACTACGACCTCGGCAACGACTTCTACCGGCTGTGGCTGGACCCGACCATGACCTACTCGGCTGCCGTGTTCGCCCGCCCCGACGAACCGCTGGCCGAGGCCCAGGCACGCAAGTACCAGACCATGCTGGACCGCCTCGACGCCCGTCCCGGCGACCACATCCTCGAGATCGGCTGCGGCTGGGGCGGCTTTGCCTGCCACGCCGCCCGCCAGGGCTTTCGCGTCACCGGCATCACCCTGTCGCGCGAGCAGCTGGCCTGGGCCAGGCGCCGGGTGCGCGAGGAAGGCCTGGAAGACCGCGTCAGTCTGGAGCTGCGGGACTACCGCCACCTGCACCAGCGCTTCGACCACATCGTCTCCATCGAGATGTTCGAGGCCGTCGGCGAGGCCTACTGGCCGACCTATTTCGACACCCTCGCGCACCGCCTCAAACCCGGCGGTCGCGCGGCCCTGCAGGTCATCACCATCGACGAGGCGCGCTATCACGACTACTGCCGCCGGCCGGACTTCATCCAGCGCTACATCTTTCCCGGCGGCATGCTGCCCAGTGTCGCGGCCTTCGACCGCGAGGCGGCCGCCGTGGGCCTGGAGACCGTCTCGCGCGACTTCTACGGCCACGACTACGCCCTCACCCTGCGCCGCTGGGACGAGGCGGTGACGGCACAGCAGGACCGCATCCGCGGGCTTGGCTACGACGAGCGCTTCCTGCGTCTGTGGCACTACTACCTCGCCTACTGCGAGGCCGGCTTCCGCCTGGGCCGCACCAACGTCATGCAGGTGGCGCTGGCCCGGACCGGCGACTGA
- a CDS encoding DUF3833 domain-containing protein: MRHPHTLAGLAVLLLLLLTGCSVNPERYAGTTPEFVLEDYFLGETRAWGIFQGRNGEVKRQFTVDIRGEMQGDELVLTEDFHWRDGEESQRIWRIRRLDAHRYEGRADDVVGTAEGIAYGQALNWRYTLALEVDGKTYQVHFDDWMFLHEDGVLVNRATMRKFGIRLGEVTLFFQKPGG, encoded by the coding sequence ATGCGCCATCCACACACCCTGGCAGGGCTCGCCGTCCTGCTGCTGTTGCTCCTGACGGGCTGTAGCGTGAACCCCGAGCGTTACGCCGGCACCACGCCCGAATTCGTCCTGGAGGACTACTTCCTGGGCGAGACACGTGCCTGGGGCATCTTCCAGGGACGCAACGGCGAGGTGAAACGCCAGTTCACGGTCGACATCCGTGGCGAGATGCAGGGCGACGAGCTGGTGCTCACCGAGGACTTCCACTGGCGGGACGGCGAGGAGAGCCAGCGCATCTGGCGCATCCGCCGGCTCGACGCACACCGCTACGAGGGCCGCGCCGACGACGTGGTGGGCACGGCCGAGGGCATCGCCTACGGCCAGGCACTGAACTGGCGCTACACCCTGGCGCTCGAGGTGGATGGCAAGACCTACCAGGTGCACTTCGACGACTGGATGTTCCTGCACGAGGACGGGGTGCTGGTCAACCGGGCGACCATGCGCAAGTTCGGCATCCGCCTGGGCGAGGTGACCCTGTTCTTCCAGAAACCCGGAGGCTGA
- a CDS encoding glutathione peroxidase, translating into MPIRYFLLLAVLLAGGLPPVQAGCPDTLDFHLRPLAGETPVHLCEAYAGQVVLIVNTASKCAYTPQYEGLEKLYAEYKDRGLVVLGFPSNDFGNQEPGDEAAIQGFCRMTYGVQFPMFEKTHAAERNADPLYRLLGERAGEYPRWNFHKYLLDREGRLIGSFASQVGPEDPRLRRAIEEAL; encoded by the coding sequence ATGCCGATCCGTTACTTTCTGCTGCTCGCCGTGCTGCTGGCCGGTGGCCTGCCCCCGGTCCAGGCCGGCTGCCCCGATACCCTGGATTTCCATCTGCGCCCGCTGGCCGGGGAGACCCCGGTGCATCTCTGCGAGGCCTATGCCGGCCAGGTGGTGCTGATCGTGAACACGGCCAGCAAGTGCGCCTACACGCCACAGTACGAGGGGCTTGAAAAGTTGTACGCTGAGTACAAGGACAGGGGGCTGGTCGTGCTGGGATTCCCCTCCAACGACTTCGGCAACCAGGAGCCGGGCGACGAGGCGGCCATCCAGGGCTTCTGCCGCATGACCTATGGCGTGCAGTTCCCCATGTTCGAGAAGACCCATGCCGCCGAGCGCAACGCCGACCCGCTCTACCGCCTGCTCGGCGAGCGGGCCGGGGAGTACCCGCGCTGGAACTTCCACAAGTACCTGCTGGATCGCGAGGGCCGCCTGATCGGCAGTTTCGCCAGCCAGGTGGGTCCGGAGGACCCACGCCTGCGCCGCGCCATCGAGGAGGCCCTGTGA
- a CDS encoding chalcone isomerase family protein: MRRLVLLLVLLGMAGNTRADTGVFLPTQAVGDTVLELKGTGDVYYARLIHVYDAALYGPAQTPAPELLASGAPACLELVYRVGLDRDKFVLAAERILARQHEELTPLRPRIDALHAAYRDVAEGDRYRLCYAPGAGTELALNDTALIRIEGEDFARTYLGIWLGERPLSDRLRDALLGGG; this comes from the coding sequence ATGAGGCGCCTCGTCCTCTTGCTGGTGCTGCTGGGGATGGCGGGCAACACCCGGGCCGATACCGGGGTGTTCCTCCCGACGCAGGCGGTCGGCGATACCGTGCTGGAGCTCAAGGGCACGGGCGATGTGTACTACGCCCGCCTCATCCACGTCTACGACGCGGCCCTGTATGGCCCCGCGCAGACCCCCGCCCCCGAGCTGCTCGCGAGCGGCGCCCCTGCCTGCCTGGAGCTCGTCTACCGCGTCGGGCTCGACCGCGACAAGTTCGTCCTGGCCGCCGAGCGCATCCTCGCCCGCCAGCACGAGGAACTCACCCCGCTGCGCCCGCGCATCGACGCCCTGCATGCGGCCTATCGCGACGTGGCCGAAGGCGACCGCTACCGCCTGTGCTATGCGCCCGGCGCGGGCACCGAGCTCGCGCTGAACGACACGGCACTGATCCGCATCGAGGGCGAGGACTTCGCCCGCACCTACCTCGGCATCTGGCTCGGAGAGCGGCCGCTCTCCGACCGCCTGCGCGATGCCCTGCTGGGCGGGGGATGA
- a CDS encoding VOC family protein, whose protein sequence is MPALDALHHVAIQVEDLDRALDWYRQHFRLEVVYRDPTWALLRLANIHLALVIPAEHPPHLALSHPDAARFGALTTHRDGTRSVYIQDSEGNTVEIMQAGAGT, encoded by the coding sequence ATGCCCGCACTCGACGCCCTGCACCACGTCGCCATCCAGGTCGAGGACCTGGACCGCGCGCTGGACTGGTATCGCCAGCACTTCCGCCTGGAGGTGGTCTATCGCGACCCCACCTGGGCCCTGCTGCGCCTGGCGAACATCCACCTCGCCCTGGTGATACCGGCCGAACACCCGCCGCATCTTGCGCTCTCCCACCCGGATGCCGCCCGCTTCGGCGCCCTCACCACCCACCGCGACGGCACCCGCTCGGTCTACATCCAGGACAGCGAGGGCAATACCGTGGAGATCATGCAGGCGGGGGCCGGGACATGA
- a CDS encoding DUF3429 family protein → MTDVAMKDALQREAGKAEVVVFRSGLTDTRALGEWLTAAGVAHAFVDMPMGEAGERARFHALRELTGWPMLPMVFHNGDFVGGERELRARLAPADASRAEAPWPGVTQAWLRGLGYGGLIPFVAAAVALGVWPAGQGLLLPALLGYAAVILCFLGAVHWGRVLAAPGRSDAVILLAWGVTPSILAWCALLLPAAYGLAAFILLFALALAVDHRLLGAGHSAYLSLRRRLTAVVAGVLAVAWLLVG, encoded by the coding sequence ATGACGGATGTCGCAATGAAGGACGCGCTGCAGCGCGAGGCGGGAAAGGCCGAGGTGGTGGTGTTCCGCTCCGGGCTGACGGATACCCGCGCGCTGGGCGAGTGGCTCACGGCCGCAGGTGTGGCGCATGCCTTTGTCGACATGCCCATGGGGGAGGCGGGCGAGCGTGCCCGGTTCCACGCGCTGCGGGAGCTGACGGGCTGGCCGATGCTGCCCATGGTGTTTCATAACGGGGACTTCGTCGGCGGGGAGCGGGAGCTGCGCGCGCGCCTGGCGCCGGCAGATGCATCACGGGCCGAGGCGCCCTGGCCGGGCGTCACGCAGGCCTGGCTGCGGGGGCTGGGCTACGGCGGGCTCATCCCCTTCGTCGCCGCGGCGGTGGCCCTGGGGGTCTGGCCGGCCGGCCAGGGACTGCTGCTGCCGGCCCTGCTGGGCTACGCGGCGGTGATCCTGTGTTTTCTCGGTGCCGTGCACTGGGGGCGGGTGCTGGCCGCGCCCGGGCGGTCCGATGCCGTCATCCTTCTGGCCTGGGGTGTCACCCCGTCGATCCTCGCCTGGTGTGCGCTGCTGCTGCCGGCAGCCTACGGGCTTGCGGCCTTCATCCTGTTATTCGCCCTGGCCCTGGCGGTGGACCATCGCCTGCTCGGCGCCGGCCATAGCGCCTACCTCTCCCTGCGCCGTCGCCTCACGGCCGTGGTGGCGGGGGTGCTGGCGGTGGCCTGGCTGCTGGTGGGGTGA